One Lepisosteus oculatus isolate fLepOcu1 chromosome 27, fLepOcu1.hap2, whole genome shotgun sequence genomic window, AAAGTGCTTGAGCAGCCACCATGACCACTGGATCAGAGAAAACGAAAGAGGAATCTGGTCAACAGGTCCAGAATTTTGTCAAACTTCTGGGAATATTTTCTTGAACCAGCACTGTACTTGCACAGTTAAAGTGTTACATTAATGTACATAGCCAGCCAAAACTGTAAACGGGTTGAAATACCATTTTTAggacattttgtttattttaaatatttatatataaatattgaaaaatCTTTTCATTGTTTAATGGAAGCACTATCATACAAAATACCCCATCTCCTATTCCAAGCACACATCCCATAATTCATAACCATGTTTCTGAGATCAAGCAGACATCTAAGATCCACCTGCCTGGCTTCAGAAGATCCTTGTTAAGAGCAGTGGTCACAGTGCAGCTGTAGCAGCTCTCCAGAGCAAAGAGTCTCTTCACACTGTTCTACTCTCTAACACTGAACAAGACTGGCAGCTTAGCTCTGTCTCAACCACACACCTTGGTCATTGAGTAGCTGCTGACCTGGAGCCCCTGCATGTCCGGTCCTGCGCCTCTTGTCCTGCTTGAATTTGCATCGGCAGTGTCCGCCTGTAGAGAGATTAGAAAGCCATGGTAAACCCCTGCAATACTAGCTTGACTGACCAATACTCATCACTGACCTTCAGTTTCTGAACTAAACTCAAAGTTTCCTACCTGAGACAggaaattgtgaaaaaaattgTGGAATCATCTGGGGTATTTTTATGCCCTTTCCAGATTTAGATGAACTAACGCCAAATATTGGAAGCGTTCCTCTATAATTCTGTGCACACAATAAGTACCCATCAGTTCGGAATACATACTACCAGCACAATGTTCAGGTATGTTCTAGTCTGCTCCCCATTGTGCTAAGTGTTGTGTCTAGTACACATTCTACTGCATGTGACAGGGCCTCGTGACGCAGCACGTCCTGGGGTGTCCTgtagggggggggggtactCACTGAGGAGGATGGTGATGCCGATCAGACACAGCACCGCCGACAGGATCAGGCCGCCCACTCGCAGTCGGTAATAATCTGGAGGGACACGGAGCAAGATGCCAACATAAACCACCACACGAGTTACCAACTGATGCCCATCGTCGACTTTCGGTTTTAGGACTCAACATGTAAACCAGAGATACTTCCAGGA contains:
- the LOC102686908 gene encoding FXYD domain-containing ion transport regulator 3-like isoform X3, yielding MRTLWKMEKLSALVLLTVIAVAVAENESPSNEDNEDNPFKFDYYRLRVGGLILSAVLCLIGITILLSGHCRCKFKQDKRRRTGHAGAPGQQLLNDQARASEC